The following DNA comes from Sinorhizobium mexicanum.
CATGAGGAAGGTGGTTGCGGCACTGGCGATGGGGCTGACGCTCGGCTGGGTCGCGTTGGCGCACACGCAGGAAGTGCCTCCGGGGCGCTACAGCATGCAGAAGTCGGACACCGGCATCGCGCGGCTCGATACTGAGACGGGCGAGGTTACCCTGTGCCGGGAAAAGGACGGCGAGCTCGTCTGCAGGATGGCGGCCGATGAGCGGGCGGCCTTCGAGCGGGAGATCGATCTCCTGACCAAACGCGTCGAGGCACTGGAAAAGGCGGTCAAAAGCGGTGAAACTGCGATGAAACCGGCTCTTCCGAGCGATGAAGAGATTGACCGGACGATGAGCATCATGGAAAGAATGATGCGCAAGTTCATGGAGATCGTGAAGGATCTGGAAGGGAGCGGCGACGGTTCTACCGATCGTACAGAAGTGCCGCAAAAGACCTGACGGCCCCGGCACGAACCATTGAGATGCGACCCGGTGCGTTGGAGGATGCGCGGGGTCCGGGGCCGACGCTCTTGGGAGGAGCATCCAATGCCGGAAATGACCATCATCATCGCCGATGACCACCCGCTTTTTCGTGGTGCAATGCGCCAGGCGTTGAGCGGCATGGCCGATGCTCCGGGTATTGTCGAAGCCGGTGATTTCGCAGCCGCCCGCAAGGCTGCGGCGGATTATCCGGATGCCGACCTGATGCTGCTGGACCTGACCATGCCTGGCGTCAGCGGTCTTTCGGGCCTGATTGCATTGCGCGCGGAGTTTCCGAGTCTCCCGGTGATGATTGTCTCGGCCCATGACGATCCGGCGACCATTCATCGTGCGATCGATCTTGGTGCCGCCGGTTTCCTCTCCAAGTCTGCTGGCATCGACGAAATTCGCGACGGCATCTCCAAGGTGATCGCCGGCGAAGTTTTTGTGCCGGCGGGTTACGACCAGAATCAGGAATATGAGCCCGAAGTGGCCGACCTCCTGCATCGGCTGCAGACGCTGACGCCGCAGCAGTCGCGCGTGCTCAGCATGCTTGCCGAGGGCCTGCTCAACAAGCAGATCGCCTATGAGCTCGGCGTCTCCGAGGCGACGATCAAGGCCCATGTTTCAGCGATCCTGCTGAAGCTCAACGTCGACAGTCGCACACAGGCCGTCATTCAATTGTCGAAGATAGGCACGGTCGCGGCGGCTTGATTTGGCGATCTGCTGGCTCCTTCTTTGAAACTGCTTTGCTATTCCGCGGCCGCCTTCCCAGCAACGGAGAGCTGGGTCAACCATGCGCGCATGGCCGCCGGACGGACGGGCTTGTTTTGTAGGGCGACCCCGTCGCGTTCGGCGGCGCCGCGCACCTCCGGCGAGCGGTCGGCCGTCACCAGCAGGGCCGGGATGCTTTCCTCCCAAAGCGCGCGGATGCGGGCAATCGCTTCGATGCCGGTGCCGTCACCGAGGTGATAGTCGGCGATGATCGCATCCGGTCTTTTCGCCTGATGGCCGCGCCCCATTTCCGAACAGCCGGCAAGCGATTCCACCGTGGTCACGCTGCAGCCCCACCCCCCAAGCAGTACCGCCATGCCGTCGAGAATCTTCGGCTCATTGTCGATGCAGATGACGCTCAAGCCGGTCAGGGCGTCATGCGCCTTCGCGGTCGCGACATCTCGCGGTTTGGCGCGTTCGCTGACGCTTGCTTCGAGCGGCACCGTGACCTTGAAGCCCGTGCCTTTGCCATGCTTCGACTGAAGGCTGACCGGGTGGTTGAGGACGCGCGAGATGCGGTCGACGATTGAGAGGCCGAGGCCGAGCCCGGAGGCCGTCCGCGCGCCCTCGTCAAGGCGTGCGAACTCCTTGAAGACGGTGCGGAATTTCGAGGGCGGTATGCCGATACCGGAATCGAGCACCTCGATCGTCGCGGCCCGGCCGCGTCGGCGCACCCCGACCAGCACCTTGCCCTTCAGCGTGTATTTGATGGCGTTCGAGACGAGGTTCTGGACCACCCGCCGCAGGAGGTTCGGATCGCTGCGCACGACGAGTGATGTCGGCATGACCACGAGTTCGAGACCCTGTGCCCGCGCCATTGGGGCGAAATCCGTCTCGACACGTCGGAGCAGTTCATTGAGCGGCACCGATTGCAGGCGAGGCTTCATTGCCCCGGTGTCGAGCCGGGAGATATCGAGCACCGCCCCGAGAATGGCCTCCACCGATTCCAATGAGGAATCGATATTCTGGACGAGCGTGCTGTCATCGGAATCGCCGAGGCGCTCGACGAGCGATGAGGAATAAAGGCGGGCGGCGTTCAACGGCTGCAGGATGTCATGTCCGGCGGCGGCGAAGAAGCGTGTCTTGCCGATGTTGGCTTCCTCGGCTGCCGCACGCGCTTCGGCGAGCTCCCGGTTGACCCGTGTCAGTTCGCGCGTCCGTTCTGTGACGCGCAGTTCCAGCGTCTCGTTGGCTTGTTTCAGCGCCATGTCGGCGGCGACGCGCTGCGTGATGTCGGTATAGGTGGTGACGATGCCCTTGTCCGGCATCGCATTGGTTCTGACTTCTATGATGCGCTCACCATTGGCGAGCTCGAGCAGGAAGGGCTTGTCTAGCGTCAGGAAGTTGGCGACCAGCGCCTTCTCCTGGTCCTTGCGGATATCGCCGCGTCTCGTCAGGATCTCGACGATATCGGCGAGCGGGAACCCGACCTGGCCCGCGGCCTCGGGCAGATCGAGCAGTTGCCTGAAGCGGCGATTCCAGATGATCAGGTTGTTGGCATTGTCGAAGACGGCGATGCCCTGATCCATTTGCGAGAGCGCCGTTTGCAGCATGTCCTGATTGTATTGCAGGGCCTCGCTCGCCTGATCGAGCAGCCAGGCCGTATCCGACGAGGCATCATCCATCCGCTGCAGGACGAGCGAAAGCACGAGGCGGGCCGAGGATGAGCCGATGGCGCTACCGAGCAACTGTTCCGAGAAATGAATGAGCGCCGTGTCGGCGGAGGCATTCTCGTCCAGCCAGCGGCCCGATTGTTGCTCATAAGTGTGGAACGAGCGCTGCATGCGTTCCTCGCCCATGTAGCGGGCGATCGTGGTCTTGAGGTCGCGCACGGTCACCTTGGTCTTGCGTCCGCGGAACGTTCTTTCCGTGCGCGAACGGCGGGTGATGAACACGCCGGCCTGGAAGCGCTCCAAGGGTTTTGGGGTCCGGGTCAGCGATGCAAGCACGTAAGTCGTCATGTTGACGAAAAGGCTTAGCGCTGTGGCGTTGACCAGAGGATCGGCGTCCGGTCCCGAAAAGAGATCCGTGAACGGCAGAAGAAAACTGAGGATGGTCGTCGCCACGTGCGAATTGTC
Coding sequences within:
- a CDS encoding response regulator; translation: MPEMTIIIADDHPLFRGAMRQALSGMADAPGIVEAGDFAAARKAAADYPDADLMLLDLTMPGVSGLSGLIALRAEFPSLPVMIVSAHDDPATIHRAIDLGAAGFLSKSAGIDEIRDGISKVIAGEVFVPAGYDQNQEYEPEVADLLHRLQTLTPQQSRVLSMLAEGLLNKQIAYELGVSEATIKAHVSAILLKLNVDSRTQAVIQLSKIGTVAAA
- a CDS encoding PAS domain-containing hybrid sensor histidine kinase/response regulator — its product is MLSGSVIFASAFAYLLLLFAVASYGDRRARRNSAASRGRPLVYALSLAIYCTSWTYFGGVGLAAERGLEFTGIYIGPILMFTLGMPLVRRIIQLAKTEKLTSVADFMAARYGKNPAVAAIVALISLVGAIPYIALQLKAVSSSVAAMINTSDYGIGAGQTFIDLPLLVTLFLACFAIVFGTRHTDATEHQDGLILAISMESVVKLVAMLTIGAYVVFVLFDGPANLWAQAQQSPAVLAALEYRTPPARWILLIVLSAFAVIMLPRQFHVTVVENRTETELRTAGVLFPLYLIAINLFVLPIAIAGILTFSGSGDADLYLLKLPLAGEVPLLSLTTFIGGFSAATAMVIVASVALSIMISNDIVMPVFLRRRLGSRGALQEDMAGTLLNIRRTAIFVVLLLGYAYYRSADISAGLASLGLLSFVAVSQMAPALLGGLVWRQANARGAITGMVCGFLVWAYLLFLPSLGGPDNSHVATTILSFLLPFTDLFSGPDADPLVNATALSLFVNMTTYVLASLTRTPKPLERFQAGVFITRRSRTERTFRGRKTKVTVRDLKTTIARYMGEERMQRSFHTYEQQSGRWLDENASADTALIHFSEQLLGSAIGSSSARLVLSLVLQRMDDASSDTAWLLDQASEALQYNQDMLQTALSQMDQGIAVFDNANNLIIWNRRFRQLLDLPEAAGQVGFPLADIVEILTRRGDIRKDQEKALVANFLTLDKPFLLELANGERIIEVRTNAMPDKGIVTTYTDITQRVAADMALKQANETLELRVTERTRELTRVNRELAEARAAAEEANIGKTRFFAAAGHDILQPLNAARLYSSSLVERLGDSDDSTLVQNIDSSLESVEAILGAVLDISRLDTGAMKPRLQSVPLNELLRRVETDFAPMARAQGLELVVMPTSLVVRSDPNLLRRVVQNLVSNAIKYTLKGKVLVGVRRRGRAATIEVLDSGIGIPPSKFRTVFKEFARLDEGARTASGLGLGLSIVDRISRVLNHPVSLQSKHGKGTGFKVTVPLEASVSERAKPRDVATAKAHDALTGLSVICIDNEPKILDGMAVLLGGWGCSVTTVESLAGCSEMGRGHQAKRPDAIIADYHLGDGTGIEAIARIRALWEESIPALLVTADRSPEVRGAAERDGVALQNKPVRPAAMRAWLTQLSVAGKAAAE